Proteins from a genomic interval of Medicago truncatula cultivar Jemalong A17 chromosome 3, MtrunA17r5.0-ANR, whole genome shotgun sequence:
- the LOC25488703 gene encoding pentatricopeptide repeat-containing protein At4g18975, chloroplastic isoform X1, with translation MPITIESSILSPILLQWTCLTKPNKFLSSAISIPPKTSCISCKVVGSKLSPNVVGGSVEKDKKGKKKKGGKIEHHLWQRKDSAQSGQKALTLVRTICELPNEKEAVYGALDKWSAWETEFPLIAVAKALKILRKRGQWVRVIQLAKWMLSKGQGATMGTYDTLLLAFDMEQRVDEAESLWNMIIHAHMRSVSKRLFSRMISVYDHHNLPDKIVEVFADMEELRVKPDEDTVRKVASAFRILGQEEKRKLVIKRYGLKWKYIHFNGERVKVRTHASED, from the exons ATGCCTATAACAATTGAAAGCTCAATTCTTTCTCCAATACTCCTACAATGGACATGTTTG ACTAAACCGAATAAATTCTTGTCATCTGCAATAAGTATCCCTCCAAAG ACAAGTTGTATCTCCTGCAAAGTTGTCGGGTCGAAGTTGAGCCCGAATGTTGTTGGTGGTTCTGTTGAGAAGGATAA aaaagggaagaagaaaaaaggggGTAAGATAGAACACCACTTGTGGCAAAGAAAAGATTCAGCTCAGTCTGGCCAAAAGGCACTCACTCTTGTCAGAACT ATCTGTGAACTCCCTAATGAGAAAGAGGCTGTTTATGGAGCGTTAGACAAATGGTCGGCTTGGGAAACAGAGTTCCCATTGATTGCAGTAGCTAAGGCTTTAAAAATCTTAAGGAAAAGGGGTCAGTGGGTTCGTGTAATTCAA TTAGCCAAGTGGATGTTGAGCAAAGGACAAGGAGCAACAATGGGAACATACGACACGCTTCTTCTGGCATTTGATATGGAGCAGAGAGTAGACGAGGCAGAATCCTTGTGGAATATGATTATACATGCCCACATGCGCTCTGTCTCTAAGAGACTGTTTTCCAGGATGATTTCAGTGTATGATCATCATAATCTGCCAGATAAGATTGTGGAG GTATTTGCTGACATGGAGGAGTTGCGGGTAAAACCTGATGAAGATACAGTCAGGAAAGTGGCAAGTGCCTTTAGAATACTAGGCcaagaagagaaaagaaaactGGTAATAAAACGATATGGCCTTAAATGGAAGTATATTCACTTCAATGGTGAACGGGTGAAAGTTAGAACACATGCATCGGAAGACTAA
- the LOC25488703 gene encoding pentatricopeptide repeat-containing protein At4g18975, chloroplastic isoform X2 produces the protein MPITIESSILSPILLQWTCLTKPNKFLSSAISIPPKTSCISCKVVGSKLSPNVVGGSVEKDKKGKKKKGGKIEHHLWQRKDSAQSGQKALTLVRTLAKWMLSKGQGATMGTYDTLLLAFDMEQRVDEAESLWNMIIHAHMRSVSKRLFSRMISVYDHHNLPDKIVEVFADMEELRVKPDEDTVRKVASAFRILGQEEKRKLVIKRYGLKWKYIHFNGERVKVRTHASED, from the exons ATGCCTATAACAATTGAAAGCTCAATTCTTTCTCCAATACTCCTACAATGGACATGTTTG ACTAAACCGAATAAATTCTTGTCATCTGCAATAAGTATCCCTCCAAAG ACAAGTTGTATCTCCTGCAAAGTTGTCGGGTCGAAGTTGAGCCCGAATGTTGTTGGTGGTTCTGTTGAGAAGGATAA aaaagggaagaagaaaaaaggggGTAAGATAGAACACCACTTGTGGCAAAGAAAAGATTCAGCTCAGTCTGGCCAAAAGGCACTCACTCTTGTCAGAACT TTAGCCAAGTGGATGTTGAGCAAAGGACAAGGAGCAACAATGGGAACATACGACACGCTTCTTCTGGCATTTGATATGGAGCAGAGAGTAGACGAGGCAGAATCCTTGTGGAATATGATTATACATGCCCACATGCGCTCTGTCTCTAAGAGACTGTTTTCCAGGATGATTTCAGTGTATGATCATCATAATCTGCCAGATAAGATTGTGGAG GTATTTGCTGACATGGAGGAGTTGCGGGTAAAACCTGATGAAGATACAGTCAGGAAAGTGGCAAGTGCCTTTAGAATACTAGGCcaagaagagaaaagaaaactGGTAATAAAACGATATGGCCTTAAATGGAAGTATATTCACTTCAATGGTGAACGGGTGAAAGTTAGAACACATGCATCGGAAGACTAA
- the LOC25488703 gene encoding pentatricopeptide repeat-containing protein At4g18975, chloroplastic isoform X3, with the protein MPITIESSILSPILLQWTCLTKPNKFLSSAISIPPKTSCISCKVVGSKLSPNVVGGSVEKDKKGKKKKGGKIEHHLWQRKDSAQSGQKALTLVRTICELPNEKEAVYGALDKWSAWETEFPLIAVAKALKILRKRGQWVRVIQLAKWMLSKGQGATMGTYDTLLLAFDMEQRVDEAESLWNMIIHAHMRSVSKRLFSRMISVYDHHNLPDKIVEFRYLLTWRSCG; encoded by the exons ATGCCTATAACAATTGAAAGCTCAATTCTTTCTCCAATACTCCTACAATGGACATGTTTG ACTAAACCGAATAAATTCTTGTCATCTGCAATAAGTATCCCTCCAAAG ACAAGTTGTATCTCCTGCAAAGTTGTCGGGTCGAAGTTGAGCCCGAATGTTGTTGGTGGTTCTGTTGAGAAGGATAA aaaagggaagaagaaaaaaggggGTAAGATAGAACACCACTTGTGGCAAAGAAAAGATTCAGCTCAGTCTGGCCAAAAGGCACTCACTCTTGTCAGAACT ATCTGTGAACTCCCTAATGAGAAAGAGGCTGTTTATGGAGCGTTAGACAAATGGTCGGCTTGGGAAACAGAGTTCCCATTGATTGCAGTAGCTAAGGCTTTAAAAATCTTAAGGAAAAGGGGTCAGTGGGTTCGTGTAATTCAA TTAGCCAAGTGGATGTTGAGCAAAGGACAAGGAGCAACAATGGGAACATACGACACGCTTCTTCTGGCATTTGATATGGAGCAGAGAGTAGACGAGGCAGAATCCTTGTGGAATATGATTATACATGCCCACATGCGCTCTGTCTCTAAGAGACTGTTTTCCAGGATGATTTCAGTGTATGATCATCATAATCTGCCAGATAAGATTGTGGAG TTCAGGTATTTGCTGACATGGAGGAGTTGCGGGTAA